A DNA window from Hordeum vulgare subsp. vulgare chromosome 1H, MorexV3_pseudomolecules_assembly, whole genome shotgun sequence contains the following coding sequences:
- the LOC123419491 gene encoding pentatricopeptide repeat-containing protein At5g56310-like, with the protein MPATHLLGGGGGAAGVRGHVSLSLLADRCSTLRGLTLIHAAMIVSGRIADDAFAASRLLDAYASLSPPAAVLRFLSSLPYAPNSFMLNTSLRALASSPDPASALAFFSHLRYSAGSYSPGRHTFPFLLKASARLPLPVSKQIHALVVKHGLNRDTYVANGLVRAYSVAGLIGVARKVFDELPLRSVVVYTTMVSGYAQNGRYQDAMGAFDEMLNEGFEPGAVVLASVLSACARSKSGGLVIGRRVHDIMERRGMAAPVGVILGTALVDMYAKNGAIEEAVTVFKGMPERHTATWNALISGLAHHGHGKDALAMFQQMRREGVPPNATTLVGVLSAYCHTGLLDEARRVFTSMEDFGVTPSIQHYGCMVDLLGRSGLLSEAEEMIRGMTCKADTMIWGALLTACKGHGDIDVAERAVQEMLKLDPNNHGVYVVLSNIYADAGRWQDVDRLRKVMKGARLSKIPGSSAVGGCDDG; encoded by the coding sequence ATGCCCGCGACACATCttctcggcggcggcggcggcgccgccgGAGTCCGCGGCCACGTCAGCCTCTCCCTCCTCGCCGACCGCTGCTCCACCCTCCGCGGCCTCACCCTCATCCACGCGGCCATGATCGTCTCCGGCCGCATCGCCGACGACGCCTTCGCGGCCTCCCGCCTGCTCGACGCCTACGCCTCGCTCTCCCCTCCGGCAGCCGTGCTCCGcttcctctcctccctcccttacGCGCCCAACTCATTCATGCTCAACACCTCCCTCCGCGCCCTCGCCTCCTCCCCCGACCCCGCCTCCGCCCTCGCCTTTTTCTCGCACCTCCGCTACTCCGCCGGCTCCTACTCTCCCGGCCGGCAcaccttccccttcctcctcAAGGCCTCCGCTCGTCTCCCCCTTCCTGTGTCCAAGCAGATCCACGCGCTCGTCGTCAAGCACGGGCTCAATCGCGACACCTACGTTGCCAACGGCCTTGTCCGCGCGTACTCGGTGGCTGGACTCATTGGTGTCGCGCGGAAGGTGTTCGATGAATTGCCACTTCGAAGCGTGGTGGTGTATACCACCATGGTCTCTGGCTATGCGCAGAACGGGCGGTACCAGGACGCCATGGGAGCATTTGATGAGATGCTCAACGAGGGGTTCGAGCCCGGCGCTGTGGTGCTGGCATCGGTGCTGTCAGCCTGCGCACGGTCAAAGTCGGGCGGGCTCGTGATTGGGCGGCGTGTGCATGATATCATGGAGAGGAGGGGGATGGCGGCGCCTGTGGGGGTGATCCTTGGCACGGCATTAGTCGACATGTATGCAAAGAATGGGGCGATCGAGGAGGCGGTAACGGTGTTTAAGGGGATGCCGGAGCGGCATACAGCAACATGGAATGCCCTAATCTCAGGGTTGGCACACCATGGGCATGGAAAGGACGCGCTCGCGATGTTCCAGCAGATGCGCCGTGAGGGCGTGCCGCCTAATGCAACCACGCTTGTCGGGGTTCTGTCAGCATACTGTCACACAGGGCTGCTTGATGAGGCCCGCAGAGTTTTCACATCTATGGAAGACTTTGGTGTGACTCCGAGCATCCAACACTATGGGTGCATGGTCGACCTCCTCGGTCGGAGTGGACTCCTATCGGAGGCTGAAGAGATGATACGTGGGATGACATGCAAGGCGGATACTATGATCTGGGGGGCTCTGCTTACAGCCTGCAAGGGCCACGGTGACATTGATGTAGCGGAACGGGCTGTGCAAGAGATGCTGAAACTGGACCCGAACAACCATGGCGTTTATGTGGTGCTGTCCAACATATATGCAGATGCTGGGAGGTGGCAGGACGTGGACAGgctgaggaaggtgatgaagggtGCACGGTTGTCAAAGATCCCTGGGTCGAGCGCTGTTGGTGGCTGCGATGACGGCTGA
- the LOC123419507 gene encoding protein DMP6-like, whose product MAAQSEAVARQGRADEVDEERPLLARPPAVRDGDGAGDGLSPMQRAISQTYQSTAHLATLLPTGTVLAFQLLSPIVTDQGHCVRANRAMAAALVALCGISCFALSFTDSFRDAKGAVRYGFATRRGLWVIDGGAPIDPQAAATYRLRFIDFVHAVVTVMVFVAVALFDHNVVSCFYPVPSEDAAQVLTVLPIAIGVVGSMLFVTFPTTRHGIGFPLSKH is encoded by the coding sequence ATGGCGGCGCAGAGCGAGGCGGTGGCGCGGCAGGGGCGCGCGGACGAGGTCGACGAGGAGCGGCCGCTCCTGGCGAGGCCGCCGGCCGTCCGCGACGGGGACGGCGCAGGCGACGGGCTGAGCCCGATGCAGCGGGCCATCAGCCAGACGTACCAGAGCACGGCGCACCTGGCGACGCTGCTGCCGACGGGCACCGTGCTGGCGTTCCAGCTGCTGTCCCCGATCGTCACGGACCAGGGCCACTGCGTGCGCGCCAACCGGGCCATGGCGGCCGCGCTCGTCGCGCTCTGCGGCATCTCCTGCTTCGCGCTCAGCTTCACCGACAGCTTCCGGGACGCCAAGGGCGCCGTGCGCTACGGCTTCGCCACGCGCCGCGGGCTCTGGGTCATCGACGGCGGCGCTCCGATCGACCCGCAGGCCGCAGCAACGTACAGGCTGCGCTTCATCGACTTCGTGCACGCCGTCGTCACCGTCATGGTCTTCGTCGCCGTCGCGCTCTTCGACCACAACGTCGTGTCCTGCTTCTACCCCGTGCCCTCCGAGGACGCCGCGCAGGTGCTCACCGTGCTGCCCATCGCCATCGGGGTCGTCGGGAGCATGCTCTTCGTCACCTTCCCCACCACGCGGCACGGCATCGGCTTCCCGCTCTCGAAGCATTAG